One segment of Sinorhizobium sp. BG8 DNA contains the following:
- a CDS encoding SRPBCC domain-containing protein, giving the protein MTEANVEIASSLVSRIIPAPRRKVYGAFLDPGKLAGWLPPGHMNCKVHSFDPRVGGHFRLSLFYTDPAEAALAKSSDECDTFWGTFVELHPGLRIVETIRFETRLAEFTGEMRITVTFHDDEEGTEVRVLCENIPPGIPPESNEAGWLSSLDKLRRLLVCDGTSGGRA; this is encoded by the coding sequence ATGACGGAAGCAAATGTGGAAATCGCCTCGTCCCTGGTATCAAGGATCATCCCGGCGCCCCGCCGAAAGGTCTATGGTGCCTTTCTCGATCCGGGAAAGCTCGCCGGCTGGCTCCCTCCGGGTCATATGAACTGCAAGGTTCACAGCTTCGACCCACGGGTCGGAGGACATTTTCGGCTGTCTCTGTTCTACACCGATCCCGCCGAGGCAGCGCTCGCGAAGTCGAGTGACGAATGCGACACTTTCTGGGGGACGTTCGTCGAGCTTCATCCGGGCCTGCGGATAGTCGAGACGATTCGCTTCGAGACGAGGCTTGCGGAATTCACCGGAGAAATGAGGATCACCGTCACTTTTCACGACGACGAGGAGGGAACCGAGGTGCGCGTTCTGTGCGAGAACATTCCGCCTGGCATTCCTCCCGAAAGCAATGAGGCCGGATGGCTCTCCTCGCTCGACAAGCTCCGGAGGCTTCTGGTCTGCGATGGAACGTCGGGGGGACGCGCTTAG
- a CDS encoding branched-chain amino acid ABC transporter permease: MQTVFSIAIDALAYGMVLFVISIGLSVTMGLMRVVNLAHGAFAMIGGYIASYAARDLGIAYGFAVMIAVAGTILIAIPIERFLYRRIYGAPELTQVLMTIGITFCIIGIANYVFGPTLKTIPLPDEMRQSVGIGFRSIAAHRLFAIACGLVVAVGLWFFIERTAFGVKLRAAVDNAAMAAALGVRTQIVYAISFAVAVGLAAFGGVVGAELLPIEPYYALRYMVTFLVVVSVGGAGSIPGALVACLLLGGIDTTGRYLMPEYGEFFFYLAVIVIICLFPRGLAGRLKQ; encoded by the coding sequence ATGCAAACGGTTTTCAGCATAGCCATCGATGCTCTCGCCTATGGCATGGTGCTCTTCGTGATCTCCATCGGCCTTTCGGTCACCATGGGGCTCATGCGCGTCGTCAATCTCGCGCACGGTGCCTTCGCGATGATCGGAGGATACATCGCCTCCTATGCGGCGCGTGACCTTGGCATTGCCTACGGCTTTGCCGTCATGATCGCGGTTGCCGGAACGATCCTGATCGCGATACCGATCGAACGGTTTCTGTATCGCCGCATCTATGGTGCCCCGGAACTGACCCAGGTTCTGATGACCATCGGCATCACCTTTTGCATCATCGGCATTGCCAACTACGTTTTCGGTCCGACCCTGAAGACGATTCCGCTTCCCGATGAAATGCGCCAGTCCGTTGGAATAGGCTTCCGTTCCATTGCCGCCCACCGACTGTTTGCGATCGCATGCGGTCTGGTTGTCGCCGTCGGCCTCTGGTTTTTCATCGAACGCACAGCCTTCGGCGTGAAACTGAGAGCCGCGGTCGACAATGCCGCCATGGCGGCCGCCCTCGGGGTGCGGACCCAGATCGTCTACGCGATCAGCTTCGCCGTGGCGGTGGGACTCGCTGCCTTCGGCGGTGTCGTCGGCGCTGAGCTGCTGCCGATCGAGCCCTACTACGCGCTCCGCTACATGGTGACCTTCCTCGTCGTCGTCTCCGTTGGCGGCGCAGGCTCCATTCCCGGTGCGCTCGTTGCCTGTCTGCTGCTCGGCGGCATCGACACCACCGGCCGTTATCTCATGCCGGAATATGGCGAATTCTTCTTCTACCTTGCCGTGATCGTGATCATCTGCCTGTTCCCGCGCGGCCTTGCCGGGAGGCTCAAACAATGA
- a CDS encoding 3-carboxy-cis,cis-muconate cycloisomerase codes for MTVSPFDHPYLSGLLGDEEIAAQFSVVAEIEAMLAFERALAEVEAVHGLIPAAAAERIAEAVARFAPDVSALRTATQRDGVVVPELVRQLRAAVGDDHGAHVHFGATSQDVVDTGFMLRASRIAHILLGRVMDLVDRLNGLADRFGANSLMGKTRMQAAIEISAADRIAAWRQPLERHVERLKDLLANGFALQFGGAAGTLEKLGLDASAVRAGLANALGLVDAPQWQSQRDRVAELAGVLSMITGSLGKIGQDLALMALEGGEVTLSGGGGSSAMPHKQNPVAAEVLVTLARFNATLLAGAHQALVHEQERSGSAWTLEWLILPQMAVCTGASMRRAEAVLSAIESFGVAKADS; via the coding sequence ATGACCGTTTCGCCCTTCGACCACCCCTATCTTTCCGGATTGCTCGGAGACGAGGAGATTGCTGCGCAGTTTTCCGTTGTCGCCGAGATCGAGGCGATGCTTGCCTTCGAACGAGCGCTGGCGGAAGTCGAGGCCGTTCACGGCTTGATCCCGGCCGCGGCCGCGGAGCGTATAGCCGAAGCAGTCGCGCGCTTCGCGCCGGACGTTTCGGCACTTCGCACTGCCACCCAGCGGGACGGCGTTGTCGTGCCGGAACTTGTTCGGCAGTTGCGCGCTGCCGTCGGTGACGACCACGGCGCCCATGTGCATTTCGGCGCTACCAGCCAGGATGTTGTCGATACCGGTTTCATGCTGCGGGCAAGCCGCATTGCCCACATCCTCCTCGGGCGCGTCATGGATCTCGTCGACCGTCTGAACGGGCTCGCAGACAGGTTCGGTGCCAATTCCCTCATGGGCAAGACGCGCATGCAGGCGGCGATCGAGATCTCTGCCGCCGATCGCATCGCCGCATGGCGCCAACCACTTGAAAGACACGTGGAGAGGCTTAAGGACCTGCTGGCGAACGGCTTTGCGCTCCAGTTCGGCGGGGCGGCCGGAACACTCGAAAAGCTTGGTCTCGATGCCTCCGCCGTTCGCGCCGGTCTCGCGAATGCGCTCGGTCTCGTGGACGCACCCCAATGGCAATCCCAGCGCGATCGAGTGGCGGAACTGGCAGGCGTGCTCTCGATGATCACGGGCAGTTTAGGGAAGATCGGCCAGGACCTTGCGCTCATGGCGCTTGAGGGTGGGGAGGTCACCCTCTCCGGTGGAGGCGGCTCTTCCGCCATGCCACACAAGCAGAACCCGGTCGCCGCGGAGGTGCTGGTCACTCTCGCACGCTTCAACGCGACACTGCTCGCTGGCGCGCATCAGGCCCTCGTGCACGAACAGGAGCGTTCCGGTAGCGCCTGGACTCTGGAGTGGCTCATCCTTCCGCAGATGGCCGTGTGCACCGGCGCTTCGATGCGACGGGCGGAAGCGGTTCTCTCCGCCATCGAATCCTTCGGTGTTGCAAAAGCCGATTCATAA
- a CDS encoding amino acid aminotransferase, which yields MFDALHPQPDDPLLALIGLYKTDDRKGKVDLGVGVYRDEQGATPIFRAVKAAERRLLETQESKAYVGPEGDPVFLDRLWELTAGSAGRGLATAAVQTPGGSGALRLAADLIVRAGGRKIWLGVPTWPNHASIFKAAGLEIATYPFFDVPSQAVLFESMADALAKAAPGDAVLLHASCHNPTGGAIAPEQWKELTEIIESRGLLPLIDIAYQGFGKGIEEDAAGLRMLITRVPEALVAVSCSKSFGLYRERTGAIYAVAASDKIASIARSNLALIARVSYSMPPDHGAAVVSTILGDDTLKADWISELSSMRGRITSIRDKLAAGMSRRWQSLTAVAGQEGMFSLLPLEEADVLALRANHAIYMPTSGRINIAGLKSAEVDAVIEKFLTL from the coding sequence ATGTTCGATGCCCTCCACCCCCAGCCGGATGATCCGTTGCTCGCCCTCATAGGGCTCTACAAGACCGATGACCGGAAAGGCAAAGTCGACCTTGGCGTCGGCGTCTATCGCGACGAGCAGGGCGCCACTCCAATTTTCCGCGCCGTCAAGGCGGCCGAGCGCAGGCTGCTCGAAACGCAGGAAAGCAAGGCCTATGTCGGTCCCGAAGGCGATCCTGTCTTCCTCGACCGACTCTGGGAACTCACTGCCGGCTCTGCCGGCCGGGGCCTCGCGACGGCAGCCGTGCAGACTCCGGGCGGTTCGGGAGCATTGCGGCTGGCCGCCGATCTCATCGTGCGCGCCGGTGGCCGCAAGATCTGGCTGGGCGTTCCGACGTGGCCGAACCACGCCAGCATCTTCAAGGCGGCCGGCCTCGAAATCGCCACCTATCCCTTCTTCGACGTCCCCTCTCAGGCCGTTCTCTTCGAGAGCATGGCCGATGCGCTCGCAAAGGCTGCGCCCGGCGATGCCGTCTTGCTGCATGCGAGCTGCCATAACCCGACGGGTGGGGCAATTGCGCCGGAGCAGTGGAAGGAACTGACGGAGATTATCGAAAGCCGCGGTCTCCTGCCGCTCATCGATATCGCCTACCAGGGGTTCGGCAAGGGCATCGAAGAGGATGCCGCCGGACTGCGCATGCTGATCACCCGTGTGCCCGAGGCGCTTGTCGCCGTTTCCTGCTCCAAGTCCTTCGGACTTTACCGCGAACGCACCGGCGCGATCTATGCGGTCGCCGCATCCGACAAGATCGCGTCCATCGCCCGCAGCAATCTCGCGCTCATCGCCCGCGTCAGCTATTCGATGCCACCGGACCACGGCGCGGCCGTCGTCAGCACCATTCTCGGAGACGACACGCTCAAGGCTGACTGGATCTCTGAGCTGAGCTCCATGCGCGGCCGGATCACCTCGATACGCGACAAACTGGCCGCCGGCATGTCGCGGCGATGGCAGTCGCTGACGGCAGTCGCCGGGCAGGAAGGCATGTTTTCGCTTCTGCCGCTGGAGGAAGCCGACGTTTTGGCGCTGCGTGCGAACCACGCGATCTACATGCCGACGTCGGGCCGTATCAACATCGCGGGCCTGAAGAGCGCGGAGGTCGATGCGGTGATCGAGAAATTCCTGACCCTCTGA
- a CDS encoding succinylglutamate desuccinylase/aspartoacylase family protein — MKVSEIAIAGDTPGIEWRMPVVTFEGGSASAPKVYIQAALHANELPGTALIHFLCARLREAEARGDILGEITIVPQANPIGLAQSHFGEMQGRFELGSRTNFNREFPLVALAERESLLEDFSRLTATNRLKRTLLHLALGADLVLDLHCDDESVQYAYIDEVFWPDAADLASALEMEAVFLSDGESTAFEEAVGYAFKRRGGEKLKRVTDKLAVTLELRGTRDVYPQMARKDADGLWRFLASRGVVADPAVSLAAYRGPAVPLDNIEMIRAAEPGTVLFHRNVGERIETGDLLAEIVTRPGMDDVTIEVRAARPGLIATRTSDRFVRRGGDLMKIVCNERTSANRKPGTLED; from the coding sequence TTGAAGGTCTCCGAGATTGCGATCGCGGGGGATACGCCGGGCATCGAGTGGCGCATGCCGGTCGTAACATTCGAAGGCGGTTCTGCTTCGGCCCCCAAGGTCTATATCCAGGCGGCCCTCCACGCCAACGAGCTTCCCGGAACGGCGCTGATCCACTTCCTGTGCGCGCGGCTGCGGGAGGCCGAGGCCAGGGGAGACATTCTCGGCGAAATCACCATCGTTCCCCAGGCCAATCCCATCGGCCTCGCCCAGTCACATTTCGGCGAGATGCAGGGTCGCTTCGAACTCGGCTCGCGCACGAATTTCAATCGGGAGTTTCCGCTGGTCGCACTCGCCGAGCGCGAGAGCCTGCTCGAGGACTTCTCCAGACTAACCGCTACCAACCGGTTGAAACGTACGCTCCTGCACTTGGCACTCGGAGCCGATCTTGTGCTCGATCTCCACTGCGACGACGAGTCGGTGCAGTATGCCTATATCGACGAAGTCTTCTGGCCGGATGCGGCCGATCTCGCCTCGGCATTGGAGATGGAAGCCGTATTCCTGTCCGACGGCGAGAGCACTGCCTTCGAGGAGGCTGTCGGCTATGCCTTCAAGCGCCGGGGTGGGGAGAAACTCAAACGGGTGACGGACAAGCTGGCCGTGACGCTGGAGCTGCGCGGCACGCGTGACGTCTATCCGCAAATGGCCCGGAAGGATGCAGACGGCCTTTGGCGCTTCCTCGCCTCCCGCGGCGTTGTGGCTGATCCTGCCGTCTCGCTCGCGGCCTATCGCGGACCGGCCGTTCCGCTCGACAACATCGAGATGATCCGCGCAGCCGAACCAGGCACGGTGCTCTTTCATCGCAATGTGGGCGAACGCATCGAGACCGGGGACCTTCTGGCAGAGATCGTCACACGTCCCGGCATGGACGATGTCACCATAGAGGTAAGGGCGGCCCGCCCGGGCCTCATTGCCACACGCACATCCGACCGTTTCGTACGCCGCGGCGGCGACCTCATGAAGATCGTCTGCAACGAGCGCACCAGCGCGAACCGCAAGCCGGGAACGCTCGAGGACTAA
- a CDS encoding ABC transporter substrate-binding protein, with protein sequence MKNFAIAAVAAALMAGVAHADTIKVGVIGPFSGPFALQGKNFKAGIDAYMALNGSTVGDDTIEVVYRDVPTPDPAQSKALSQELVVKEGVQYLAGYYFTPDAMAATPLLEQGNVPMVVMNAATSAIVTKSPYVVRTSFTTWQTSTPMAKVAFDSGVKKIITVVSDYGPGVDAENAFKAGFTAAGGEIVESIRMPLATNDFSPIMQRIKDSGATGAFVFLPSGPTTLGFVKSFNENGLKDAGIKFFAPGDLTQESDLPALGDAALGLQTTFHYAVSHDSAENKKFVEAAGKAIGNPAELSFPAVGAYDGMHVIYKMIEATEGEQDAAKAVEAVKGLSWESPRGPVTIDAETRHITQNIYLREVSKAADGTYYNKEVQTFEKQGDPGLAAAK encoded by the coding sequence ATGAAGAACTTTGCGATCGCCGCGGTCGCGGCCGCTCTTATGGCCGGTGTTGCACATGCCGATACCATCAAGGTCGGCGTCATCGGTCCCTTCTCGGGCCCATTCGCCCTGCAGGGCAAGAATTTCAAGGCCGGTATAGACGCCTACATGGCTCTCAACGGCTCGACCGTCGGCGACGACACCATCGAGGTGGTCTACCGCGACGTTCCTACCCCTGATCCCGCGCAATCCAAGGCGCTCTCGCAGGAACTCGTGGTCAAGGAAGGCGTGCAGTACCTGGCGGGCTACTATTTCACCCCCGATGCGATGGCCGCGACGCCGCTGCTGGAGCAGGGCAATGTCCCCATGGTGGTGATGAATGCCGCAACATCGGCGATCGTGACGAAGAGCCCCTACGTCGTGCGCACCTCCTTCACCACCTGGCAGACGTCAACGCCCATGGCCAAGGTCGCCTTTGACAGCGGCGTGAAGAAAATCATCACGGTGGTGAGCGACTATGGTCCGGGCGTCGATGCGGAGAATGCCTTCAAGGCAGGGTTCACTGCCGCGGGCGGTGAGATCGTCGAATCGATCCGCATGCCGCTTGCGACGAATGATTTCTCCCCGATCATGCAGCGTATCAAGGATTCGGGCGCTACCGGTGCTTTCGTGTTCCTTCCGTCCGGTCCGACGACGCTCGGCTTCGTCAAGTCGTTCAACGAGAACGGCCTGAAGGATGCCGGTATCAAGTTCTTCGCGCCTGGCGATCTTACGCAGGAGTCCGATCTTCCCGCGCTCGGTGATGCCGCGCTCGGCCTGCAGACCACCTTCCATTATGCGGTGTCGCACGATTCTGCCGAGAACAAGAAGTTCGTCGAGGCAGCAGGCAAGGCGATTGGCAATCCAGCCGAACTCTCTTTCCCCGCGGTCGGCGCCTATGATGGGATGCACGTCATCTACAAGATGATTGAGGCGACCGAAGGCGAGCAGGATGCCGCCAAGGCCGTCGAGGCGGTGAAAGGCCTCTCCTGGGAGAGCCCGCGCGGTCCCGTGACAATCGATGCGGAGACGCGCCACATTACCCAGAACATTTACCTGCGTGAGGTTTCGAAAGCCGCTGACGGCACCTACTACAACAAGGAAGTTCAGACTTTCGAGAAGCAGGGCGATCCCGGACTGGCCGCCGCGAAGTAA
- a CDS encoding ABC transporter ATP-binding protein translates to MTAASLEITGLSAGYGQTRVLEEIAFSVEAGSRLAVLGRNGMGKSTLFATLAGQTRRYGGEIRLGGQDITGLDSSSRALKGLGYVPQSRDVFPTLTVEENLFVGLKDRPRSALEEAYAMFPRLKERRRNLGSQLSGGEQQMLSTARTILGRPSVLLLDEPLEGLAPVICEELMAAFGKLAAEGAMTILLVEQRIQSALDFAEQVIVLERGRIVWSGTPAALAADEHAIETLLGVGGLH, encoded by the coding sequence ATGACCGCAGCGTCGCTTGAAATTACTGGCCTCAGCGCCGGCTACGGCCAGACGCGTGTTCTGGAAGAGATTGCCTTCTCGGTCGAAGCCGGTTCGCGGCTTGCCGTTCTCGGCCGCAACGGCATGGGCAAGTCCACGTTGTTCGCCACGCTGGCCGGCCAAACCCGTCGCTATGGCGGTGAGATCCGGCTCGGCGGCCAGGATATCACCGGATTAGACAGCTCCTCCCGTGCCTTGAAGGGCCTCGGCTACGTTCCCCAGTCCCGCGACGTCTTCCCCACCTTGACCGTCGAGGAAAACCTGTTCGTCGGGCTGAAGGATCGACCCCGCTCGGCGCTCGAGGAGGCGTACGCGATGTTTCCGCGGCTCAAGGAGCGGCGACGGAACCTGGGGTCGCAGCTTTCGGGCGGCGAGCAGCAAATGCTCTCAACGGCAAGGACGATCCTCGGTCGCCCGTCCGTCTTGCTGCTCGACGAGCCGCTGGAAGGGCTCGCACCTGTCATTTGTGAAGAGCTCATGGCGGCTTTCGGCAAGCTCGCCGCCGAGGGAGCGATGACGATCCTCCTCGTCGAGCAGCGCATCCAGAGCGCCCTCGATTTCGCCGAGCAGGTCATCGTTCTGGAGCGCGGCCGTATTGTCTGGTCGGGCACGCCGGCGGCGCTCGCCGCCGACGAGCATGCGATCGAGACGCTTCTCGGGGTCGGCGGTTTGCACTGA
- a CDS encoding endonuclease/exonuclease/phosphatase family protein — translation MDSKFRGRLNSAAILSAIRNRQGHRPLSANRRAGDTVIASYNVHKCVGVDRRFDPVRTASVIAEIDADLIAVQEADKRFGERSGLLDLNALERESGLVPVPITALSSTGHGWHGNMLMIRKGTVRNVQQLKLPGVEPRGALVVNLEFAVGRLRVVAAHFGLLKRSREQQAKAILATLAGEDSVPTLLIGDLNEWRVGKRSSLASLRPVFDPTSGAVPSFPSRFPVLALDRALGHPHDLVTAVEAHDTPLARVASDHLPIKAHLDLQSVWKRDREQVLSPARDRVTQAR, via the coding sequence GTGGACAGCAAGTTTCGTGGAAGACTGAATTCCGCGGCCATCCTGTCGGCCATCCGCAACAGGCAGGGGCATCGTCCGCTGTCGGCGAACAGACGCGCCGGTGATACGGTGATCGCGTCCTACAACGTCCACAAGTGCGTGGGCGTCGACCGGAGGTTCGATCCCGTCCGCACCGCCAGCGTGATTGCCGAGATCGATGCGGACCTGATTGCCGTCCAGGAGGCCGACAAGCGCTTCGGCGAGCGCTCCGGCCTTCTCGATCTCAACGCATTGGAGCGTGAAAGTGGCCTGGTCCCAGTCCCCATAACGGCCCTTTCGAGCACCGGACATGGCTGGCACGGCAACATGCTGATGATCCGCAAGGGGACGGTGCGCAATGTCCAGCAGCTGAAGCTGCCGGGCGTGGAGCCACGTGGGGCGCTCGTGGTGAACCTCGAGTTTGCCGTTGGCAGGCTTCGCGTCGTCGCCGCCCATTTCGGCCTGCTGAAACGCTCGCGTGAACAGCAGGCGAAGGCGATCCTGGCGACGCTCGCCGGCGAGGACTCCGTCCCAACACTTCTGATCGGGGATCTGAACGAGTGGCGCGTCGGCAAGAGATCGTCGCTCGCAAGCCTGCGGCCGGTCTTCGACCCGACGTCCGGCGCCGTGCCGAGTTTCCCGTCCCGCTTTCCGGTGCTGGCCCTCGACCGGGCGCTCGGCCATCCCCATGATCTCGTGACAGCGGTCGAGGCCCACGACACGCCCCTTGCCCGCGTTGCCTCCGATCACCTTCCCATCAAGGCACATCTCGACCTTCAGTCGGTCTGGAAGCGCGACAGGGAGCAGGTGCTATCCCCCGCTAGAGATAGGGTGACCCAAGCCAGGTAA
- a CDS encoding ABC transporter ATP-binding protein, translating to MTAIFEVRNLKKTFGGLHVTNDVSISMSPGDRVALIGPNGAGKTTFVNLVTGNLKASSGSVHLAGDDVTRLGAMERVRRGLVRSFQVTRLFSEMTPEEHIALAILQREGHSGRMFGSHRGMPSVVAETEHWLSTLGIAHLSERKVSEIAYGQQRLLELALALALKPKVLLLDEPAAGVPQSDTGRIEQALAELPADLAVLMIEHDMDLVFRFARRVVVLAAGEIIFDGLPADVTRDPRVRQAYLGSYADDRSVA from the coding sequence ATGACGGCAATCTTCGAAGTCCGGAACCTGAAGAAGACCTTCGGTGGTCTTCACGTCACCAATGACGTTTCCATCTCCATGTCGCCCGGTGACCGCGTCGCTCTGATCGGGCCGAACGGGGCGGGAAAGACCACCTTCGTCAATCTCGTGACGGGAAATCTCAAGGCCAGTTCCGGTAGCGTTCACCTCGCGGGCGACGACGTCACGCGGCTCGGCGCAATGGAGCGGGTTCGCCGCGGCCTCGTGCGGTCGTTCCAGGTGACCCGGCTCTTCTCGGAGATGACGCCGGAAGAACATATTGCTCTGGCGATCCTACAGCGCGAGGGACATTCCGGCCGGATGTTCGGAAGCCATCGCGGTATGCCGTCGGTCGTCGCGGAAACCGAGCACTGGCTTTCGACGCTCGGCATCGCGCACCTCTCGGAGCGCAAGGTGAGCGAGATTGCCTACGGCCAGCAGAGGCTTCTGGAGCTGGCGCTGGCGCTCGCCCTCAAGCCGAAGGTCTTGCTGCTCGACGAACCCGCCGCCGGCGTGCCGCAGAGCGATACCGGTCGGATCGAGCAGGCCCTTGCCGAGCTCCCTGCCGACCTTGCCGTGCTGATGATCGAGCACGACATGGACCTCGTCTTCCGTTTCGCCCGGCGCGTGGTCGTGCTTGCCGCCGGCGAGATCATTTTTGATGGATTGCCGGCGGACGTCACCAGGGACCCGCGGGTCCGACAGGCCTACCTCGGGAGCTATGCCGATGACCGCAGCGTCGCTTGA
- a CDS encoding ArsC family reductase: MTVTIYGIKNCDTMKKARIWLDSHGIGYAFHDYKAAGIDGDSLRRWSDALGWESVLNRQGTTFRALPDSDKENLDASKAIALMIGQPSMIKRPILDLDGRYFAGFKPDAYAQAFGL; this comes from the coding sequence GTGACCGTCACGATCTACGGCATCAAGAACTGCGACACGATGAAGAAGGCCCGGATCTGGCTCGACAGCCACGGCATCGGCTATGCGTTCCACGATTACAAGGCAGCCGGCATCGACGGCGATTCGCTGCGGCGCTGGAGCGATGCTCTGGGATGGGAAAGCGTTCTCAACCGGCAGGGCACGACATTTCGCGCCCTGCCGGACTCCGACAAGGAAAATCTGGACGCCTCAAAAGCAATCGCGCTGATGATTGGCCAGCCGTCGATGATCAAGCGACCGATTCTTGACCTCGACGGGCGCTACTTTGCCGGATTCAAGCCGGATGCCTATGCGCAGGCTTTCGGCCTCTAG
- a CDS encoding branched-chain amino acid ABC transporter permease encodes MTIPLSSSLASAGSGRRGRLTRDGIGVLAIVVIAVGGYFLFPNNLALLTRITSIALLVLSLDLVTGYCGVATLGHAALFGAGAYGAGIAAVSFGITDPIAMLACGIVAGLAAGLISGVVILRAHGLPQLVLSIAIIHLAHEAANKASAWTGGSDGLAGISPDAVFGVFQFDLWGRTAYVFGIVLLVVIFVILRQLVRSPFGMLCRGIKQDPIRVRAMGAFVQGTLLKMYVISGAVAGAGGALNAISTQVVGLDSLSFTLSAEALVMLVLGGTGSLYGALVGTLSFMWFEDVVSAANPFHWLTIVGALLIAVVLFAPKGLFGTASAFFAARKGKGL; translated from the coding sequence ATGACCATTCCCTTGAGCTCTTCCCTCGCCAGCGCAGGGTCCGGCCGCCGCGGGCGCCTCACCCGCGATGGCATCGGCGTTCTCGCAATTGTCGTGATCGCTGTCGGCGGATACTTCCTGTTTCCCAATAACCTCGCGCTGTTGACCCGGATCACCTCGATTGCGCTGCTTGTGCTGTCGCTCGATCTCGTCACCGGCTACTGCGGCGTGGCGACGCTCGGCCACGCGGCACTGTTCGGTGCCGGCGCCTATGGAGCGGGGATCGCAGCAGTCAGCTTCGGCATCACCGATCCGATCGCCATGCTGGCGTGCGGGATCGTTGCGGGGCTGGCCGCCGGCCTGATCTCGGGTGTTGTCATCCTGCGCGCCCACGGGCTTCCGCAACTGGTCCTGTCGATCGCCATCATTCACCTGGCACACGAGGCCGCCAACAAGGCATCCGCCTGGACGGGCGGCAGCGACGGCCTCGCGGGCATATCGCCCGATGCCGTCTTCGGCGTGTTCCAGTTCGACCTGTGGGGACGGACGGCCTACGTCTTCGGGATCGTGCTCCTTGTCGTCATTTTCGTGATCTTGCGACAGCTTGTTCGTTCTCCCTTCGGCATGCTCTGCCGTGGCATCAAGCAGGACCCGATCCGCGTAAGGGCCATGGGTGCCTTCGTTCAGGGAACCCTGCTGAAGATGTACGTGATCTCCGGCGCCGTGGCCGGCGCGGGAGGAGCGCTCAATGCGATATCGACGCAGGTCGTTGGACTCGACAGCCTGTCTTTCACCCTGTCGGCGGAGGCTCTCGTCATGCTGGTCCTCGGCGGCACCGGCTCGCTCTACGGAGCCCTCGTCGGAACGCTTTCCTTCATGTGGTTCGAGGATGTGGTCTCCGCGGCCAATCCCTTCCACTGGCTCACCATCGTCGGCGCCCTGCTGATCGCCGTGGTCCTGTTCGCTCCGAAGGGGCTGTTCGGCACCGCTTCTGCTTTCTTCGCTGCACGCAAGGGGAAGGGCCTATGA